The following coding sequences are from one Clarias gariepinus isolate MV-2021 ecotype Netherlands chromosome 19, CGAR_prim_01v2, whole genome shotgun sequence window:
- the LOC128507831 gene encoding beta-galactoside alpha-2,6-sialyltransferase 1-like encodes MNHVSMLWQLRRRACRGVLYIALFCMIIAVLYTLCTENSIPAIDAILETILWSLRRTDISSHKVSDFFFAKGKAGEIWNDEMSSSVLGIRLNKVVQNYQAMNKYGVNVSASQGRKRGQKRNGPELLCQLKEMVKITTLTPEMEPFTKFLWASHLPTQPLTSALGPFKTCAVVTSAGSLRDSGLGEEIDAHDAVVRFNAAPTVGFEKDVGSKTTVRIINSQVMASEDFHFLSSSLYRNGSLVAWDPAPFSSDLNEWYNKTDYPIFKQYQRYRRLHPQQLFYIIHPSMEWQLWKLLQDNMADAIQKNPPSSGLLGTVLMMSVCDIVHVYEFLPSRRRTDLCHYYENFRDAACTLGAYHPLLYEKNLVKRMNQGSDHDIYSRGRVTLLGFNTFDCM; translated from the exons ATGAATCATGTTAGCATGCTTTGGCAGTTGAGGCGTCGAGCTTGTCGAGGGGTTTTGTACATTGCCCTTTTTTGCATGATTAttgctgtactgtatacactgtgTACTGAAAACAGTATACCTGCCATTGATGCCATCTTGGAG ACTATTTTATGGAGCCTAAGAAGAACAGACATATCCAGTCACAAAGTGAGTGATTTCTTTTTTGCCAAAGGGAAGGCTGGAGAGATATGGAATGATGAGATGTCTAGCAGCGTGCTGGGCATTAGGCTGAATAAGGTGGTGCAGAACTATCAG GCAATGAATAAATATGGTGTAAATGTCTCTGCCTCACAAGGTAGAAAAAGAGGACAAAAACGAAATGGCCCAGAGCTCCTGTGCCAACTTAAAGAGATGGTAAAAATCACCACATTAACGCCAGAGATGGAGCCCTTTACTAAATTCCTCTGGGCCTCCCATCTGCCTACTCAACCCCTGACCTCTGCACTTGGCCCATTTAAAACATGCGCTGTTGTGACGTCTGCAGGTTCTCTGAGAGATTCTGGACTTGGGGAAGAGATTG ATGCCCATGATGCAGTGGTACGATTCAATGCTGCACCCACTGTGGGCTTTGAGAAGGACGTTGGGTCCAAAACTACAGTCCGTATAATAAATTCTCag GTAATGGCATCAGAAGATTTCCACTTCCTGTCCAGTTCATTATATAGAAATGGCTCTTTAGTGGCCTGGGACCCTGCTCCTTTTTCTTCTGACCTAAATGAG TGGTACAACAAGACGGATTATCCAATATTTAAACAGTATCAGCGGTACAGACGACTGCACCCCCAACAGCTGTTTTATATCATACATCCCAGCATGGAATGGCAGCTGTGGAAGCTTCTACAAGATAACATGGCTGATGCGATTCAGAAGAACCCACCTTCCTCAGGTCTGCTAG GAACAGTACTGATGATGTCAGTATGCGACATCGTCCATGTCTATGAGTTCCTGCCGTCACGACGCAGAACTGATCTCTGCCACTACTATGAGAACTTCAGAGATGCAGCCTGCACCTTGGGAGCCTATCACCCTTTGCTCTATGAGAAGAACCTGGTGAAGAGGATGAACCAAGGTTCTGACCATGACATCTACAGTCGTGGCAGGGTGACACTACTCGGATTTAACACATTTGATTGTATGTAG
- the zgc:152891 gene encoding polyunsaturated fatty acid lipoxygenase ALOX15B isoform X2 translates to MEGIYVTVRTSLSPLSGSYNILWVSLIGSQCECPPVTSVTDAQCLFPGSSCTMLVKPDKEIGNVVLVRLRLEARPGFPNLDWHCLDVELKLSSDATEVECFPCNRWISTADGDVELRSSRVCLLNCESLQILREHRARELQNKQQYIRWMTFVEGGLRCIDTTCVQDLGPNLGYTRQSPGVNVHYLRGFTDRAEPWSSMTELEMLFIHNSKDNTVAKYVKSHWKEDAFFGYQCLNGCNPLIIKQIHSLPPNLAVTSEMLKDFLPESSSLELELELQKNAGPQNPVFLPSDSATDWLLAKIWVRNADFQVHQLLSHFLRTHLLGEVCCIATLRKLPEIHPLHQLLMPHIKNSLQINIQARGSLLAANGVFDKAIGSGLKALPLLLARGTDQLRYTSLCVPDDLKERGLDKLPNCYYAQDALRVWNALHRFVGGWVKLYYNDDQEVQRDSELQSWIQEIHIEGFRGFTHTGFPQTFQTTAELTKYITMVIFASSALHSAVNFSQIDFNLWMPNCPPAMSRPPPQVKGSVTEEDLLSFLPDVNSTCSVLVVLSLLSKPSLDYVPMCHYREWYFSSGAPHKLVQMVQQDLRTIAHDILKRNSKLELAYPYLSPNNIENSVAI, encoded by the exons ATGGAGGGCATTTATGTGACAGTCCGAACGTCATTATCCCCTCTGTCAGGATCATACAACATTCTTTGGGTCTCTCTGATCGGTTCTCAGTGTGAGTGTCCACCAGTTACATCTGTTACAGACGCACAGTGTCTTTTTCCTGGTTCG AGTTGCACCATGTTGGTGAAGCCTGATAAGGAAATAGGCAATGTGGTTCTGGTGCGTTTGCGGCTTGAGGCTCGGCCTGGTTTCCCTAATCTCGACTGGCATTGTCTAGACGTGGAGCTGAAACTCAGCTCTGATGCCACAGAAGTGGAGTGCTTTCCCTGCAACAGGTGGATCAGTACTGCAGATGGTGATGTGGAGCTTCGAAGCAGTAGAG TGTGTCTGCTGAATTGTGAGTCACTGCAGATTCTTCGAGAGCACAGGGCCAGGGAGCTCCAGAATAAACAACAATATATAAG ATGGATGACTTTTGTTGAAGGTGGCCTCCGTTGCATTGACACAACCTGTGTGCAGGACCTGGGACCAAACTTGGGTTACACACGACAAAG CCCAGGCGTCAACGTGCACTACCTTAGGGGTTTTACTGATCGAGCTGAACCATGGAGCAGCATGACGGAACTGGAAATGCTATTCATCCACAATAGCAAAGATAACACAGTTGCCA agTATGTTAAGTCTCACTGGAAAGAGGATGCCTTTTTTGGTTATCAGTGTCTGAATGGATGTAATCCCCTGATCATCAAACAGATCCACAGCCTTCCACCTAATCTAGCTGTCACATCTGAGATGCTCAAGGATTTCTTGCCAGAGAGTTCTTCTCTGGAGCTGGAGTTAGAG CTCCAGAAAAATGCTGGGCCTCAAAATCCTGTCTTCTTGCCTTCTGACTCTGCAACTGACTGGCTGTTAGCAAAGATATGGGTCCGTAATGCAGATTTCCAGGTTCACCAGCTGCTCTCGCACTTCCTGCGCACTCACTTGCTAGGAGAAGTTTGCTGTATCGCTACGCTTCGGAAACTGCCAGAAATACACCCCCTACATCAG cttCTGATGCCTCATATAAAGAATTCTCTTCAGATCAATATCCAGGCTCGAGGTTCTCTTCTGGCTGCTAATGGTGTATTTGATAAG GCTATAGGTTCTGGCCTTAAGGCATTGCCTCTTCTGCTTGCTCGAGGCACTGACCAACTACGCTACACTTCACTCTGTGTCCCAGATGACCTGAAAGAGCGCGGACTGGACAAACTACCCAACTGTTACTACGCGCAGGATGCACTGAGGGTGTGGAATGCACTTCACAG GTTTGTGGGAGGTTGGGTGAAATTGTATTACAATGACGACCAAGAGGTCCAGCGTGACTCAGAACTCCAGAGCTGGATCCAAGAAATACACATTGAGGGATTTCGTGGTTTTACCCACACAG GTTTTCCACAGACTTTTCAGACCACAGCAGAACTGACCAAATACATCACAATGGTGATCTTTGCAAGTTCAGCATTGCATTCTGCTGTCAACTTCTCTCAG ATTGACTTCAACTTATGGATGCCAAACTGTCCGCCTGCAATGTCACGTCCTCCTCCCCAGGTGAAAGGCTCAGTGACAGAGGAAGATCTTTTGTCATTCCTCCCTGATGTCAACAGTACCTGCAGTGTACTCGTTGTACTGTCTTTGCTGTCAAAGCCTTCTCTCGACTAT GTGCCCATGTGCCATTACCGTGAGTGGTACTTCAGCAGCGGCGCTCCTCACAAGCTTGTCCAAATGGTACAGCAAGACCTGAGGACCATCGCTCATGACATCCTTAAGAGGAACAGCAAACTGGAGCTAGCTTACCCATACCTCTCTCCAAATAACATAGAAAACAGTGTGGCTAtctaa
- the zgc:152891 gene encoding polyunsaturated fatty acid lipoxygenase ALOX15B isoform X1: MEGIYVTVRTSLSPLSGSYNILWVSLIGSQCECPPVTSVTDAQCLFPGSSCTMLVKPDKEIGNVVLVRLRLEARPGFPNLDWHCLDVELKLSSDATEVECFPCNRWISTADGDVELRSSRVCLLNCESLQILREHRARELQNKQQYIRWMTFVEGGLRCIDTTCVQDLGPNLGYTRQSPGVNVHYLRGFTDRAEPWSSMTELEMLFIHNSKDNTVAKYVKSHWKEDAFFGYQCLNGCNPLIIKQIHSLPPNLAVTSEMLKDFLPESSSLELELERGTIFLLDYEILDQVPANVINGRQSYMAAPLCLLHYNRLGEMKPIAIQLQKNAGPQNPVFLPSDSATDWLLAKIWVRNADFQVHQLLSHFLRTHLLGEVCCIATLRKLPEIHPLHQLLMPHIKNSLQINIQARGSLLAANGVFDKAIGSGLKALPLLLARGTDQLRYTSLCVPDDLKERGLDKLPNCYYAQDALRVWNALHRFVGGWVKLYYNDDQEVQRDSELQSWIQEIHIEGFRGFTHTGFPQTFQTTAELTKYITMVIFASSALHSAVNFSQIDFNLWMPNCPPAMSRPPPQVKGSVTEEDLLSFLPDVNSTCSVLVVLSLLSKPSLDYVPMCHYREWYFSSGAPHKLVQMVQQDLRTIAHDILKRNSKLELAYPYLSPNNIENSVAI, encoded by the exons ATGGAGGGCATTTATGTGACAGTCCGAACGTCATTATCCCCTCTGTCAGGATCATACAACATTCTTTGGGTCTCTCTGATCGGTTCTCAGTGTGAGTGTCCACCAGTTACATCTGTTACAGACGCACAGTGTCTTTTTCCTGGTTCG AGTTGCACCATGTTGGTGAAGCCTGATAAGGAAATAGGCAATGTGGTTCTGGTGCGTTTGCGGCTTGAGGCTCGGCCTGGTTTCCCTAATCTCGACTGGCATTGTCTAGACGTGGAGCTGAAACTCAGCTCTGATGCCACAGAAGTGGAGTGCTTTCCCTGCAACAGGTGGATCAGTACTGCAGATGGTGATGTGGAGCTTCGAAGCAGTAGAG TGTGTCTGCTGAATTGTGAGTCACTGCAGATTCTTCGAGAGCACAGGGCCAGGGAGCTCCAGAATAAACAACAATATATAAG ATGGATGACTTTTGTTGAAGGTGGCCTCCGTTGCATTGACACAACCTGTGTGCAGGACCTGGGACCAAACTTGGGTTACACACGACAAAG CCCAGGCGTCAACGTGCACTACCTTAGGGGTTTTACTGATCGAGCTGAACCATGGAGCAGCATGACGGAACTGGAAATGCTATTCATCCACAATAGCAAAGATAACACAGTTGCCA agTATGTTAAGTCTCACTGGAAAGAGGATGCCTTTTTTGGTTATCAGTGTCTGAATGGATGTAATCCCCTGATCATCAAACAGATCCACAGCCTTCCACCTAATCTAGCTGTCACATCTGAGATGCTCAAGGATTTCTTGCCAGAGAGTTCTTCTCTGGAGCTGGAGTTAGAG CGAGGAACTATATTTCTCCTGGACTATGAGATACTCGATCAGGTACCTGCCAACGTTATCAACGGCAGACAGTCATACATGGCAGCTCCACTTTGTCTCCTGCATTACAACCGACTTGGAGAAATGAAGCCTATAGCTATTCAG CTCCAGAAAAATGCTGGGCCTCAAAATCCTGTCTTCTTGCCTTCTGACTCTGCAACTGACTGGCTGTTAGCAAAGATATGGGTCCGTAATGCAGATTTCCAGGTTCACCAGCTGCTCTCGCACTTCCTGCGCACTCACTTGCTAGGAGAAGTTTGCTGTATCGCTACGCTTCGGAAACTGCCAGAAATACACCCCCTACATCAG cttCTGATGCCTCATATAAAGAATTCTCTTCAGATCAATATCCAGGCTCGAGGTTCTCTTCTGGCTGCTAATGGTGTATTTGATAAG GCTATAGGTTCTGGCCTTAAGGCATTGCCTCTTCTGCTTGCTCGAGGCACTGACCAACTACGCTACACTTCACTCTGTGTCCCAGATGACCTGAAAGAGCGCGGACTGGACAAACTACCCAACTGTTACTACGCGCAGGATGCACTGAGGGTGTGGAATGCACTTCACAG GTTTGTGGGAGGTTGGGTGAAATTGTATTACAATGACGACCAAGAGGTCCAGCGTGACTCAGAACTCCAGAGCTGGATCCAAGAAATACACATTGAGGGATTTCGTGGTTTTACCCACACAG GTTTTCCACAGACTTTTCAGACCACAGCAGAACTGACCAAATACATCACAATGGTGATCTTTGCAAGTTCAGCATTGCATTCTGCTGTCAACTTCTCTCAG ATTGACTTCAACTTATGGATGCCAAACTGTCCGCCTGCAATGTCACGTCCTCCTCCCCAGGTGAAAGGCTCAGTGACAGAGGAAGATCTTTTGTCATTCCTCCCTGATGTCAACAGTACCTGCAGTGTACTCGTTGTACTGTCTTTGCTGTCAAAGCCTTCTCTCGACTAT GTGCCCATGTGCCATTACCGTGAGTGGTACTTCAGCAGCGGCGCTCCTCACAAGCTTGTCCAAATGGTACAGCAAGACCTGAGGACCATCGCTCATGACATCCTTAAGAGGAACAGCAAACTGGAGCTAGCTTACCCATACCTCTCTCCAAATAACATAGAAAACAGTGTGGCTAtctaa